A portion of the Hoylesella buccalis ATCC 35310 genome contains these proteins:
- a CDS encoding PcfK-like family protein, translating to MKGTEHFKSVIQCYLENRASYDELFAESFRKENKNIDECVTYILSEVQKSGYSGFSDDEIYSMAVHYYDEDDIEVGKPNSCKVVVNHTIELTDEEKAEARQRAVEQYQREELSKIKSRNARPKKAETTEIVSQPSLFEF from the coding sequence ATGAAAGGTACAGAGCATTTCAAGAGCGTAATCCAATGTTATTTGGAGAACCGAGCATCATACGATGAACTCTTTGCGGAGAGTTTCCGCAAGGAAAACAAGAACATAGACGAGTGTGTAACCTATATCCTCAGCGAGGTACAGAAAAGCGGTTATTCGGGATTTTCGGACGATGAAATCTACTCTATGGCAGTGCATTACTATGACGAGGACGACATAGAGGTAGGCAAGCCTAATTCCTGCAAAGTGGTGGTAAACCACACCATCGAACTCACGGATGAGGAGAAGGCGGAAGCCAGACAGAGAGCCGTAGAGCAATACCAACGTGAAGAACTCTCCAAAATAAAAAGCCGTAACGCAAGACCAAAGAAAGCCGAGACAACGGAAATCGTATCACAACCCTCACTATTCGAGTTTTAA
- a CDS encoding antirestriction protein ArdA, with protein sequence METMDLSEARIYVGTYAKYNNGSLQGEWVELSDFYDLDDFMERCAEIHEDEEEPEYMFQAWEEIPDGLINEGHLDENFFELRDELDRLNDTEKEAFWEWADGNNAHITQDAYSLVKAFQSAYMGSYASREDFAEEIVKMKNDLSDFALSYFDFSKYADDLFDTDFWYKDGYVFRNE encoded by the coding sequence ATGGAAACAATGGATTTAAGCGAAGCACGCATCTATGTAGGCACTTATGCCAAGTACAACAACGGCTCATTGCAGGGAGAATGGGTGGAACTTTCGGACTTCTACGATTTGGACGACTTTATGGAGCGTTGTGCCGAGATACACGAGGATGAGGAAGAACCCGAATATATGTTCCAAGCGTGGGAGGAAATCCCCGATGGTCTGATAAACGAAGGTCATTTGGATGAAAACTTCTTTGAACTTCGGGACGAGTTGGACAGATTGAATGACACGGAGAAAGAAGCCTTTTGGGAATGGGCGGACGGCAACAATGCCCATATCACCCAAGACGCATACAGCCTTGTAAAGGCTTTTCAATCCGCCTATATGGGCAGTTATGCAAGCAGGGAGGATTTTGCGGAGGAAATTGTGAAAATGAAGAACGATTTATCCGATTTTGCACTGAGTTACTTCGACTTCTCCAAATATGCCGATGACCTTTTTGACACAGACTTTTGGTATAAGGACGGTTATGTATTTCGCAACGAATAA
- a CDS encoding PcfJ domain-containing protein, giving the protein MKPRNRYEKAVLAESKHLRPITKTQSKWAFRECIDHFAYRLPKGRTTCMDCGHSWTMEKPTDTCTCPHCGARLQVKETFERKIRQKQYFTILTACGEYQVLRMFLLSVEMEKGCKASSYTLEIGQYWWNAQGRQSVIAVQRTLGRYIDTFSFCSPMAVRNDNEAYRHISYSPIYPKFKVMDTLRRNGFEDDFHGIAPTILIPAILSDSRAETLLKAGRAEHLKYFLYNSRTFDTCWQSYKVATRNGYDIEDISIWCDYVDMLRRLGKDTHSPKYVCPTDLYREHDRRQNELRKQREKEEIERKRRKAMEDEERFQELKSKFFGLCFTNGTIQVHVLESVQEHLEEGVAMHHCVFDSAYYLKENSLILSATIEGKRIETIEVNLDTLKVVQSRGVCNQNTEYHDQIVSLVNANRKLIRQRMRATA; this is encoded by the coding sequence ATGAAACCAAGAAACAGATATGAGAAGGCTGTCCTTGCCGAGAGCAAGCACCTTCGCCCGATAACCAAGACACAGAGCAAATGGGCATTCCGTGAGTGTATAGACCATTTCGCCTACCGACTGCCCAAAGGTCGCACAACGTGTATGGATTGTGGGCATAGTTGGACAATGGAAAAGCCAACGGACACTTGCACCTGCCCCCATTGCGGGGCAAGGTTGCAGGTCAAGGAAACCTTTGAACGCAAGATTAGGCAGAAGCAATACTTTACGATACTTACCGCTTGCGGAGAGTACCAAGTACTAAGAATGTTTCTTCTTTCTGTGGAAATGGAGAAAGGTTGCAAGGCTTCATCATATACCCTTGAAATTGGTCAATATTGGTGGAACGCACAAGGACGGCAATCAGTGATAGCCGTTCAACGAACATTAGGCAGATACATTGACACCTTTTCTTTCTGTTCGCCAATGGCAGTACGCAACGATAACGAAGCCTACCGTCATATATCGTACTCACCGATATATCCCAAATTCAAGGTTATGGACACACTCCGCAGGAATGGATTTGAGGACGATTTTCACGGCATTGCCCCGACAATCCTTATCCCCGCTATATTATCCGACAGTCGGGCGGAAACCTTGCTGAAAGCAGGCAGAGCCGAGCATTTGAAATACTTCCTCTACAATTCAAGGACATTTGACACTTGTTGGCAGTCCTATAAGGTTGCCACTCGAAACGGCTATGACATAGAGGACATTTCTATATGGTGTGACTATGTGGATATGCTCCGCAGGTTGGGCAAGGACACACACAGCCCGAAGTATGTTTGCCCCACCGACCTATATCGGGAACACGACCGCAGGCAAAACGAGCTTCGCAAACAGAGAGAAAAGGAGGAAATAGAGAGGAAACGCAGGAAGGCGATGGAGGACGAGGAGCGTTTTCAAGAACTCAAATCCAAGTTCTTCGGTCTTTGCTTCACAAACGGCACAATCCAAGTCCACGTATTGGAGAGTGTGCAGGAACATTTGGAGGAGGGGGTGGCAATGCACCATTGCGTATTTGATAGTGCCTACTATCTCAAAGAAAACTCGCTTATCCTTTCGGCAACCATTGAGGGCAAACGGATAGAAACGATTGAGGTTAATTTGGACACGCTCAAAGTTGTGCAAAGTCGTGGCGTTTGTAATCAAAACACAGAGTACCACGACCAAATCGTAAGCCTCGTGAATGCCAACCGCAAATTGATAAGACAGAGAATGAGAGCGACAGCATAA
- a CDS encoding TrlF family AAA-like ATPase, whose product MNRGSEWRIWDLHVHTPFSLEHNYKCSPDEDIWEKYIDALEHLPDDIKVLGINDYLFIDGYRKILDYKEQGRLQNIELILPVVEFRLSKFCGNKKFKRINYHVIFSNELTPDQIQQQFLNALTAHYTLSPDCTQQWGGVISIESIQDLGERIIASVPENEHQHYGSPLREGFNNLNLETSVIKNALSNANQIFEGKFMTAIGKTEWEDFKWNDNSIAEKKSIINDVDIVFTAAEDIEAYNKSKEKLHEQGVNDLLLDCSDAHSFADQIELKDRLGNCKTWIKADTTFEGLKQILFEPEDRVKIQITKPDEKNIYQVIDSITLKEDDFWDGKIFLNPNLNTIIGGRSTGKSSLLKAIAAKHGNKEVGEGDFIRQHLDGVSIRWQDGNNQLGREIEYFRQSYMHEIAFDSEKTNKIVEDIIKSKDENRILENYYTHLTDVSKSVTDGVFYVFQLQKEIDSLKKSLSEKGNRDGVQQQLQLLKTKASTLQKDGALTQEERVSFDAYVYQIQEKKKLIAAADNDLELLNRLKNLTPFDSSFEKKWDFDKLSFGLNQYEVDRLFNGLKVRTEMEWTEIVQKIIEDTSKAKDQIATEIQTIIASDIYKKGLRIFEDNKELKDINSKIQEEERKLTAIDEIQKKLEQARLQREESIRKVIDNHCSYKISANDICNNLAITYDKLDIRVKLTFHKQEMRVFLETRLNQRGYERQEYLQELLNKYDEDNKAISLDFFKNLLSEKVLLKNGYEALNVVTEFLTHSWYSLDYSLTYQGDNFVNMSEGKQAFVILKLLLDFSDKKCPILIDQPEDSLDNRAIYHELVAYIKRKKKERQIILVTHNSNVVVSADAENVIVANQEGADTPNLGGLKFQYINGSLEDTKQRDENAEYILSSQGIREHICDILEGGRVAFEKREQKYGFRR is encoded by the coding sequence ATGAACAGAGGATCGGAATGGAGAATTTGGGACTTGCATGTCCATACTCCTTTTTCTTTGGAGCATAATTATAAGTGCTCTCCTGATGAAGATATATGGGAGAAGTATATAGATGCTTTAGAGCATCTTCCCGATGATATAAAAGTTCTTGGTATCAATGACTATCTTTTTATTGATGGTTATCGTAAAATTCTTGATTATAAAGAACAAGGTAGGCTGCAAAATATAGAGTTGATACTACCTGTTGTCGAGTTTAGGTTATCAAAGTTCTGTGGAAATAAGAAGTTTAAAAGAATAAACTACCATGTCATTTTTTCTAATGAACTAACCCCTGATCAAATTCAGCAGCAATTCTTGAATGCTCTCACTGCGCATTATACATTAAGTCCAGACTGTACTCAACAGTGGGGTGGAGTTATTTCAATAGAAAGTATTCAAGATTTAGGAGAACGGATTATAGCCTCTGTACCAGAAAATGAACACCAACACTATGGAAGTCCATTAAGAGAAGGATTTAATAATCTCAATCTTGAGACGTCTGTCATTAAAAATGCTTTATCAAATGCCAATCAGATATTTGAGGGCAAATTCATGACAGCTATTGGTAAAACAGAATGGGAAGATTTCAAATGGAACGATAATTCTATAGCAGAAAAAAAGAGTATCATTAATGATGTTGATATAGTATTTACCGCAGCCGAGGATATCGAAGCATACAATAAATCAAAAGAAAAACTACATGAACAAGGTGTAAATGATTTGCTATTAGATTGTAGTGATGCCCATTCTTTTGCAGACCAGATTGAGCTAAAGGATAGATTGGGAAATTGTAAAACTTGGATTAAGGCTGATACTACATTCGAAGGACTAAAACAGATTCTGTTTGAACCAGAGGATAGAGTGAAGATTCAAATAACCAAACCTGACGAGAAGAATATTTATCAGGTAATTGATAGTATAACATTAAAAGAGGATGATTTTTGGGATGGGAAAATTTTTCTCAATCCTAACTTAAATACTATCATAGGAGGACGTTCTACAGGGAAATCATCATTACTTAAAGCAATAGCTGCTAAGCATGGAAATAAAGAAGTTGGAGAAGGTGATTTTATTAGACAACATCTTGATGGGGTTTCTATCAGATGGCAGGATGGAAATAATCAACTCGGTCGTGAAATAGAATATTTCCGACAAAGTTACATGCACGAGATTGCTTTTGACTCAGAAAAGACGAATAAAATAGTAGAAGACATAATAAAGAGCAAAGATGAAAATAGAATTTTAGAGAATTATTATACTCATCTTACAGATGTTTCTAAAAGTGTAACGGATGGAGTTTTCTATGTTTTTCAACTGCAAAAAGAGATTGATTCTCTAAAAAAGAGTTTATCAGAAAAAGGTAATAGGGATGGTGTTCAACAACAATTGCAACTATTGAAAACAAAAGCATCTACTCTGCAAAAAGATGGAGCATTAACACAAGAAGAAAGAGTTTCATTTGATGCTTATGTATATCAAATTCAAGAAAAGAAGAAACTTATTGCTGCGGCAGATAACGACCTTGAGTTGTTGAATAGATTAAAAAATCTCACTCCATTCGATTCTTCCTTTGAGAAAAAATGGGATTTTGATAAATTATCTTTTGGGTTGAATCAGTATGAAGTAGATCGTCTGTTTAATGGTTTGAAAGTAAGAACTGAAATGGAATGGACAGAGATCGTCCAAAAAATCATAGAAGATACCTCTAAAGCAAAAGACCAAATAGCCACGGAGATACAAACAATAATAGCTTCTGATATCTACAAAAAAGGATTACGGATATTTGAGGACAATAAGGAATTAAAAGATATTAATAGCAAAATACAAGAAGAAGAAAGAAAGCTTACTGCAATTGATGAGATACAGAAAAAGCTTGAGCAAGCAAGGCTACAACGAGAAGAATCAATCCGTAAAGTCATTGACAATCATTGCTCTTATAAAATAAGCGCAAATGATATTTGTAATAACTTAGCCATCACTTATGATAAACTTGATATTCGTGTAAAACTCACTTTTCACAAGCAAGAAATGCGAGTCTTTTTGGAGACCAGACTAAATCAAAGAGGTTATGAACGTCAAGAATATCTACAAGAATTGCTAAATAAATATGATGAAGATAACAAAGCAATTAGTTTGGACTTCTTTAAGAATCTTCTTTCAGAGAAAGTGCTTCTGAAGAATGGATATGAAGCATTAAATGTTGTAACAGAATTTCTTACCCACAGTTGGTATAGCCTTGATTATAGCTTGACTTATCAAGGGGATAATTTTGTTAATATGTCAGAGGGAAAACAAGCTTTTGTTATCCTGAAACTACTTTTGGATTTTAGTGATAAGAAATGCCCAATACTCATAGACCAACCAGAGGATAGTCTTGATAATCGCGCGATTTATCATGAATTAGTAGCATACATCAAACGGAAAAAGAAAGAGCGACAAATAATATTGGTGACGCACAATTCCAATGTTGTGGTAAGTGCAGACGCAGAAAATGTAATTGTAGCTAATCAAGAAGGTGCGGATACGCCCAACTTAGGAGGTTTGAAATTTCAATATATCAACGGATCTTTGGAAGACACCAAGCAAAGAGACGAAAATGCTGAGTATATATTATCTTCACAAGGTATCCGTGAACACATATGTGATATTTTGGAAGGAGGGCGTGTTGCTTTTGAGAAACGTGAACAAAAATACGGCTTTAGAAGATAG
- a CDS encoding lysozyme — protein MRIGSKLVVLCLVCLSCLRLSAQDRRNVLLSLPPFERAVVCIKHFEGLHGFKDAPYVGYGHQLLPGEHFTAAMTERQADSLLRSDLMKRLMMFKDYGKDALLLAVLSYNVGAGRLLGYGKYPKSRLLRKIESGDRDFYREFVSFCQYKGKVLRGLVKRRKVEFALFYIP, from the coding sequence ATGAGGATAGGAAGTAAACTTGTCGTCTTGTGCCTTGTCTGCCTTTCCTGCTTACGGCTTTCGGCTCAGGACAGAAGAAATGTACTTCTCTCGTTGCCGCCCTTTGAGCGTGCCGTTGTCTGCATCAAGCATTTTGAGGGCTTACACGGGTTCAAAGATGCTCCCTATGTCGGATACGGGCATCAGCTCTTGCCGGGCGAACATTTCACGGCAGCGATGACGGAACGGCAGGCGGACTCGCTGCTCCGGTCAGACCTGATGAAGCGTCTGATGATGTTCAAGGACTACGGCAAGGATGCTTTGTTGCTTGCCGTTCTGTCCTACAATGTTGGAGCGGGTAGGTTGCTGGGATACGGGAAGTATCCCAAGAGCCGACTGCTACGAAAGATAGAGTCGGGCGACAGGGATTTCTACCGTGAATTTGTCTCTTTTTGCCAATACAAAGGCAAAGTTCTGCGAGGACTTGTCAAACGGCGAAAGGTGGAGTTTGCCCTGTTTTATATACCTTGA
- a CDS encoding DUF3872 domain-containing protein, whose translation MKKKILNTIWVMGVLSIAVFCLSACNHELDIQQAYPFTVETMPVQKHIAKGQTAEIRCTLKRQGRFEDARYTIRYFQPDGRGRLKMDNGMVFKPNDRYPLTKEEFRLYYTSASTDQQTIDVYVEDNFGQTAKLSFEFNSQKNEEKEKKDEDRK comes from the coding sequence ATGAAGAAGAAAATATTGAATACAATTTGGGTAATGGGGGTACTCTCCATTGCTGTGTTTTGTTTATCTGCTTGTAATCACGAGCTGGATATTCAGCAGGCGTATCCGTTCACGGTAGAGACAATGCCGGTGCAGAAGCATATCGCCAAGGGACAGACGGCGGAAATACGCTGCACGCTCAAACGGCAGGGGCGATTTGAAGATGCACGCTATACCATCCGTTATTTCCAACCCGATGGTAGGGGGAGATTGAAGATGGATAACGGTATGGTCTTCAAGCCCAATGACCGTTATCCGCTCACGAAAGAAGAGTTCAGGCTATACTATACTTCCGCATCCACAGACCAACAGACAATAGATGTGTATGTGGAGGACAACTTCGGGCAGACGGCAAAGCTCTCGTTTGAGTTCAACAGTCAGAAGAACGAGGAAAAGGAGAAGAAGGATGAGGATAGGAAGTAA
- a CDS encoding toprim domain-containing protein, which translates to MDVRQMRKIPIADFLNAMGIQPKKQKGGILWYNAPYRTERTPSFKVDTNKNVWFDFGIGKGGDIFDLAGEFIGSGDFLLRAAFIAKSGTCPPLALEQPQRSERKGLVFEDIWVRPLQNPRLLGYLEERGINAHVAIPNCEEVRYRVHGKRYYAIGFRNEAGGMELRNRFFKGCIPPKDISLKRNGSDVCAVFEGFMDYLSAMQMGIIASDWLVLNSVSNVEKAEKALQGYERIECFLDNDEAGRRTFQRLHGCFGEKVIDRSALYAKHKDLNDYLLSQRRV; encoded by the coding sequence ATGGACGTGCGACAAATGAGAAAAATCCCCATTGCGGACTTCCTGAACGCAATGGGGATTCAGCCAAAAAAGCAGAAAGGTGGCATTCTCTGGTACAATGCTCCTTACCGCACGGAACGGACACCCTCGTTCAAGGTCGATACGAATAAAAATGTATGGTTCGACTTTGGAATCGGCAAAGGGGGCGACATTTTCGACTTAGCAGGAGAGTTTATCGGAAGCGGTGACTTCCTCCTGCGGGCGGCTTTCATTGCAAAGAGTGGAACGTGTCCGCCACTTGCTTTGGAACAACCGCAAAGAAGCGAAAGGAAAGGACTTGTCTTCGAGGATATTTGGGTGCGACCATTGCAGAATCCCAGACTGCTGGGTTATCTGGAAGAACGGGGAATCAATGCCCACGTTGCCATACCCAACTGCGAGGAGGTTCGATACCGGGTGCATGGCAAACGGTACTATGCCATCGGCTTTCGTAATGAGGCAGGAGGAATGGAATTGCGTAATCGCTTCTTCAAGGGCTGCATCCCTCCGAAGGATATTTCACTGAAGCGTAACGGTTCGGACGTGTGTGCCGTATTCGAGGGCTTTATGGATTACCTCTCCGCTATGCAAATGGGCATCATCGCTTCGGACTGGCTTGTGCTTAATTCCGTCTCCAACGTGGAAAAAGCGGAGAAAGCCTTGCAGGGCTATGAAAGGATAGAATGCTTCCTCGACAATGACGAGGCAGGGAGAAGGACTTTTCAGAGATTGCATGGCTGTTTCGGGGAGAAGGTCATCGACCGTTCTGCCCTATATGCCAAACATAAGGATTTGAATGACTACCTGCTGTCTCAAAGGCGGGTGTGA
- a CDS encoding conjugal transfer protein TraO, whose translation MRKSLFSIFIVMLALFAGQAHAQRCLPKMKGIRLTAGMADGFYAKSASNNTGYMFGASLATYTKGGHQWVLGAEYLCRYHPYRDSRIPTEQFTGEGGFFCNMLSDGSKTFFLSAGVSALAGYETVNGGKKLLFDGSTLRNKDGFLYGGAVTLQAETYLTDRLVLLFYGRECCLWGGSTERFHAQYGVGLKIMLD comes from the coding sequence ATGAGAAAGTCTCTATTTTCCATATTTATCGTGATGCTTGCCCTCTTTGCAGGGCAGGCACACGCCCAACGCTGTCTGCCCAAAATGAAGGGCATACGCCTGACCGCAGGCATGGCGGACGGCTTTTATGCCAAGTCTGCCAGCAACAACACAGGCTATATGTTCGGGGCTTCGCTTGCCACCTACACTAAAGGCGGACATCAATGGGTGCTTGGGGCGGAGTATCTCTGCAGATACCACCCTTATCGGGATAGCCGTATCCCTACGGAGCAGTTCACGGGCGAGGGAGGTTTCTTCTGTAATATGCTGTCCGACGGGAGCAAGACCTTCTTCCTCTCCGCAGGCGTTTCTGCCTTGGCGGGATATGAGACGGTCAATGGTGGAAAGAAACTGCTCTTTGACGGCTCGACGCTACGAAATAAGGACGGCTTTCTTTATGGTGGTGCCGTTACCTTGCAGGCGGAGACTTATCTGACGGACAGATTGGTGTTATTGTTCTATGGCAGGGAGTGTTGTCTGTGGGGTGGCTCTACGGAGCGTTTCCATGCCCAGTACGGTGTCGGACTGAAAATCATGCTGGACTGA
- the traN gene encoding conjugative transposon protein TraN yields the protein MKRTVLAIALMLGVVCANAQETTSSGDLYEGLTRKIAFERMIPPHGLEITYDKTVHIIFPSAVRYVDLGSPNLIAGKADGAENVIRVKATVKNFREETNMSVITEDGAFYTFNVKYADEPLLLNVEMTDFIHDGASVNRPNNAMEVYLKELGSESPMLVRLIMKSIHKENRRTVKHIGSKAFGIQYLLRGLYSHNGLLYFHTELRNKSNVPFDIDFITFKIVDKKVAKQTAMQEQVLLPLRAYNYVTCVAGQKSGRTVFTLQKFTIPDDKQLIVEMHEKNGGRHQSFIVENEDLVRAGEIDELRVK from the coding sequence ATGAAAAGAACAGTTTTAGCCATCGCCCTGATGCTGGGCGTAGTCTGTGCGAACGCACAGGAAACAACTTCAAGCGGAGACCTCTATGAGGGACTGACACGTAAAATCGCCTTTGAGCGCATGATACCGCCTCACGGGTTGGAAATCACCTACGATAAGACGGTGCACATCATCTTCCCCTCCGCCGTTCGCTATGTGGATTTGGGTTCGCCCAACCTCATTGCGGGTAAGGCGGACGGAGCGGAGAACGTCATCCGTGTGAAAGCGACGGTCAAGAACTTCCGGGAGGAGACGAATATGAGCGTCATCACGGAGGACGGTGCGTTTTACACCTTTAATGTCAAGTATGCCGACGAGCCGCTGCTCTTGAACGTGGAGATGACGGACTTTATTCATGACGGTGCGAGCGTAAACCGCCCAAACAATGCGATGGAGGTCTATCTGAAGGAACTTGGCAGCGAGAGTCCGATGCTGGTAAGGCTCATCATGAAGTCCATCCATAAGGAGAATAGGCGTACCGTCAAGCACATCGGCAGCAAGGCGTTTGGCATTCAATATTTGCTTCGAGGTCTGTACTCGCACAACGGGTTACTGTACTTCCACACCGAACTGCGCAACAAATCCAACGTTCCGTTCGACATCGACTTCATCACGTTCAAAATCGTGGATAAGAAGGTTGCCAAGCAGACCGCCATGCAGGAGCAGGTACTGCTTCCGCTGCGTGCCTACAACTATGTTACCTGTGTGGCGGGACAGAAGAGCGGTCGCACGGTGTTCACGCTTCAGAAGTTCACCATCCCCGATGACAAGCAGCTCATTGTGGAGATGCACGAGAAAAACGGTGGGCGACATCAGTCCTTCATCGTGGAGAACGAAGACCTTGTGCGTGCAGGGGAGATTGACGAACTCAGAGTGAAGTAA
- the traM gene encoding conjugative transposon protein TraM: MYPFKRKTASNTSTSPELTEEEKQRRKKFVIYPLMFLLFAGCMWLIFAPSKKEEEQDSQGFNTEMPDPQASELIGDKKKAYEKEMMEQKEQERSRAMQSLSSMFGEMTGGQPVQSSEELALKTDLSERDNGFGSRTTAPQEGFHASASAYQDINRTLGSFYEAPREDPEKEEMRTRLKELESRMSAEQQSPAITVNDQMALLEKSYQLAAKYMPAGGNGQSASVTHTSGNETASERKAVSSGRNGKAMAFPVRQVSGQVVSALAQPMSDSTFRSEYVKERNYMFQTAIGTISQTERNTISACVYNNQTVMDGQTVRFRLLEPMLVSGREIPRNALVVGTAKLQGERLSIVISSLEYRGSIIPVELSVYDTDGQAGIFIPGSMERSAAKEIVAGMGTSVGSSVNISTDAKAQLASDLGKGLIQGTSQYFAKKMRTVKVHLKAGYKVLLYQPENK, from the coding sequence ATGTACCCATTCAAAAGAAAGACAGCCTCCAATACGAGCACCTCGCCTGAACTGACGGAGGAAGAAAAACAAAGGCGAAAGAAGTTTGTCATTTACCCGCTGATGTTCCTGCTTTTTGCAGGCTGTATGTGGCTCATCTTTGCCCCATCGAAGAAAGAGGAGGAGCAGGACAGCCAAGGTTTCAATACGGAAATGCCGGATCCGCAAGCCTCGGAACTCATCGGCGATAAGAAGAAAGCCTACGAAAAGGAGATGATGGAACAGAAGGAACAGGAACGAAGCCGTGCCATGCAAAGCCTCAGTTCCATGTTCGGGGAGATGACAGGAGGACAACCGGTGCAGAGTTCCGAAGAGTTGGCATTGAAGACGGATTTGTCGGAAAGAGATAACGGTTTCGGCTCTCGTACCACTGCTCCACAAGAGGGATTCCATGCTTCGGCTTCCGCTTACCAAGACATCAACCGCACGCTCGGCAGTTTCTATGAAGCACCAAGAGAAGACCCGGAAAAAGAGGAAATGCGTACCCGTTTGAAGGAGTTGGAAAGTCGTATGAGTGCCGAGCAGCAGTCGCCCGCTATAACCGTGAACGACCAGATGGCACTGCTCGAAAAATCCTATCAACTGGCAGCCAAGTATATGCCCGCAGGAGGTAATGGACAATCTGCTTCGGTGACACATACCTCGGGGAATGAGACGGCTTCCGAAAGGAAAGCGGTCTCTTCCGGTCGCAATGGAAAGGCAATGGCGTTTCCTGTCAGGCAGGTGAGCGGTCAAGTGGTGTCGGCTCTGGCACAGCCGATGAGCGACTCGACTTTCCGCTCCGAATATGTCAAGGAGAGGAACTATATGTTTCAAACGGCTATCGGGACAATCTCGCAGACGGAGAGAAACACCATATCAGCCTGTGTGTATAACAATCAGACGGTTATGGATGGGCAGACGGTGCGTTTCCGTCTCTTGGAGCCGATGTTGGTATCGGGCAGGGAGATTCCACGCAATGCCCTTGTCGTGGGAACGGCAAAGTTGCAGGGCGAACGACTCTCCATTGTCATTTCCTCATTGGAGTATCGGGGAAGCATCATTCCCGTGGAGCTGTCGGTCTATGACACGGACGGACAGGCAGGGATATTCATTCCCGGCTCGATGGAACGCAGTGCCGCCAAGGAAATCGTTGCGGGTATGGGGACATCCGTAGGCAGCAGCGTGAACATCTCCACTGATGCAAAAGCACAGCTTGCCTCCGACCTCGGCAAGGGGCTGATACAGGGAACAAGCCAATACTTTGCAAAGAAGATGCGTACCGTCAAGGTGCATCTGAAGGCAGGTTATAAGGTGCTACTCTATCAGCCAGAGAACAAGTAA
- a CDS encoding TraL conjugative transposon family protein: MKKKSLFRMMQEGAEARLRRLCGRIPAHLRLYVVLTMLLFFAILANYVFFNGLYRIFSDGDSEEETLPAIEHIETPEVRRLYPNDSINLLKYYDYVPIQKKDSLQYEHLA, translated from the coding sequence ATGAAAAAGAAAAGTCTGTTCCGAATGATGCAGGAGGGAGCGGAGGCAAGGCTCCGCCGCCTGTGCGGACGCATCCCCGCTCATTTGAGGCTGTATGTCGTCCTGACGATGCTTCTCTTTTTCGCCATACTTGCCAACTATGTTTTCTTCAACGGTTTGTACCGTATCTTCTCAGACGGAGACTCCGAGGAGGAAACGTTACCGGCAATCGAGCATATCGAAACCCCTGAAGTAAGGCGGCTCTATCCCAACGACAGTATCAACCTATTAAAGTATTACGATTATGTACCCATTCAAAAGAAAGACAGCCTCCAATACGAGCACCTCGCCTGA
- the traK gene encoding conjugative transposon protein TraK, which yields MEFKSLKNIETSFRQIRLFTLVVICLCATLAGYSVWSAYSFAEAQRQKIYVLDGGKSLMLALSQDLSQNRPAEAKEHIRRFHELFFTLSPDKNAIESNISRALLLADKSAYNYYRDFSEKGYYNRIIAGNINQVVQVDSVVCNFNRYPYSARTYARQLIIRASNVTERSLVTECRLLNTNRSDDNPNGFNIEGFEILENKDISTRKR from the coding sequence ATGGAATTTAAGTCATTAAAGAATATCGAAACGAGTTTCAGGCAGATACGCCTCTTTACCTTGGTCGTCATCTGCCTGTGTGCTACCCTTGCGGGCTATTCGGTATGGAGTGCCTACTCCTTTGCCGAAGCCCAGAGGCAGAAAATATATGTATTGGATGGCGGTAAGTCGCTGATGCTCGCCCTGTCGCAGGATCTGTCGCAGAATAGACCCGCGGAAGCCAAGGAGCATATCCGCCGCTTCCACGAACTGTTCTTCACGCTTTCACCAGACAAGAATGCGATTGAAAGCAATATCTCCCGTGCATTGCTCTTGGCGGACAAGAGTGCCTACAACTATTATCGGGATTTCTCAGAGAAGGGATATTACAACCGTATCATTGCGGGCAACATCAACCAAGTCGTGCAGGTGGACAGCGTGGTATGCAACTTCAACCGCTATCCGTATTCCGCAAGGACGTATGCCCGACAGTTGATTATCCGTGCCAGCAACGTCACGGAACGCAGCCTCGTTACGGAGTGCCGCCTGCTGAACACGAACCGAAGCGACGACAACCCGAACGGTTTTAACATCGAGGGATTTGAGATTTTGGAGAACAAGGACATCAGTACCCGTAAGCGATGA